Genomic DNA from Corynebacterium diphtheriae:
AGTCTTCGCTTGTTAATCGCTTTTTAGGGCGCCGAGAAGCAGTGGTTGAGGACTTCCCCGGCGTTACGCGAGATCGAATTTCTTATCTAGCGGATTGGGGAGGACGTAGATTCTGGGTTCAAGATACTGGTGGTTGGGATCCAAACGTTAAGGGGATCCACGCGGCGATTGCCCGGCAGGCGGAAACCGCGATGGCTACAGCAGACGTTATCGTTATGGTTGTCGATACCAAGGTGGGTATTACGGAAACCGATTCGGTGATGGCCCGTAAACTTCAAAAATCTGAAGTTCCAGTAATTTTGGTGGCTAACAAATTTGATTCTGATAGCCAGTATGCCGATATGGCAGAGTTTTATGCATTGGGTTTGGGAGACCCTTGGCCGGTTTCTGCGCAGCATGGTCGAGGCGGCGCAGACGTTCTCGAGCAAATTTTGGCAGCATTCCCAGAAACCCCACGTGCAACCTCAATTGTTGAAGGACCGCGTCGCGTTGCCCTTGTGGGTAAGCCCAATGTGGGCAAGTCATCTTTGCTAAATAAAATGTCTGGCGAAGATCGATCAGTTGTCGATAATGTATCCGGTACAACGGTGGATCCGGTGGATTCCATCGTAAAACTTGACAAGCACCTTTGGAAGTTTATTGATACTGCGGGACTACGCAAAAAAGTGAAAAATGCCCAAGGGCATGAGTATTACGCGTCTCTACGTACTCGTGGCGTTATTGATGCTGCTGAAATATGTATTTTCATGATCGATTCCTCGGAACCAGTCTCGGAACAAGATCAACGTGTGTTGTCCATGATCTTGGATGCTGGTAAAGCGCTCGTCCTTGTTTTCAACAAATGGGATCTTATGGAAGAAGATCGCCGTTGGGAACTAGAACGTGAAATTGATCTGCAACTTGCTCACATTCCGTGGGTAAAGCGTATAAATATTTCGGCTAAGACGGGACGTGCCCTTCAAAGACTAGAGCCGTACATGCTGGAAGCGCTGGAAAGCTGGGATAAGCGTGTTACCACAGGTCAGCTAAACAACTGGTTGCGGGCGACTATTGCACAGAATCCGCCACCAATGAAGGGGGGCCGCGTTCCTCGCGTATTGTTCGCCACGCAAGCTTCAACTCAACCGCCTACGATTGTGCTATTTACCACTGGTTTCTTAGACGCTGGTTATCGTCGCTACCTTGAACGCAAGTTTAGGGAAAGCTTTGGTTTCGAGGGGTCCCCAGTCAAGATTGCAGTTCGTGTGCGCGAACGTCGTTCAAAGAAGTGATAATTCTTTAAAGATTTATCGTTAGTCGCCCATTTGCTATGCAATATCTATGCAAATGGGCGACTTTTGCATTTAATTTCCATATATTCCAAAATGAATTTAATTCATTTTATTGATGTGAAAAATGACACGGAGATTCGGTTATGGATTTTCAATAATGCGGGAATAGATTGAGAAATGATTGTTAAAAGATTAGGCAATCGGTGGCATTAATTTGAAAGGCTTCTGCGTATGCTCGCTTCAATTCTCGATCCCACGTCTGGTATCGCGCTTTTATTACAAATTACGGTAATTCTTTTCTGCCTCGTGTTGGGTACGCGATATGGCGGAATGGGGCTAGGTCTTATTTCTGGTATTGGTTTGTTTATCCTTGCCTTTATATTTGGCCTTAAACCGGGAGAGCCACCGGTGTCGGTGATGCTTACGATTATTGCGGTCATCGGTTGTGCAGCTACTTTGCAACAGGCGCGTGGTCTTGATGTGATGATGCAATTTGCGGAAAAGATTTTAAGAAAGCATCCCGAGCGAATCACGATTTTGGCTCCGATTACTACTTGGCTATTAACCGTATTGTGTGGAACTGGACATGTTGTTTATACAATGTTTCCGATTATTGAAGACATCGCGATTAAAACAAATATCCGCCCAGAAAGGCCTATGGCTGTCTCTTCTACAGCTGCCCAGATGGGTATCACAGCCTCGCCGGTGTCGGTAGCTATTGTTTCATTGACTTCTATTTTGGCGGAGCAGGCTGGTGTAACTCAATCTGCATACTCTATTCCGCAAATCTTAGCGGTTGCGATGCCTGCATCGTTATGCGGTGTTTTGGTGGCTGCAGTGTGGTCCCTGCATCGAGGTAAAGACTTGGATAAAGATGAGGCCTTCCAAGAACGTCTTAAAGATCCAGATTTTAAAAAGAGTGTATACAGTGAGTCGCATTCTTTGATCGGACAACGATTTGAAAAGGGCGCGTATCGTGCCACTGGAATTTTCTTGGGTGCCATTGCGATCGTAGTGTTACTCGGCGCGATCGAATGGTTGCGCCCATCATTCCCTAATTCCAATGGTGATCTGAAACCATTGTCTATGAATCTCGTTATCCAGATGATTATGTTGGTGGCAGGTGCCCTCATGATGCTGTTGTGCAAGGTTGAACCTGGAAAGATTGCTTCTACAACCGTGTTCAAGGCGGGAATGACCGCTGTGTTCTCTGTGTTCGGTGTTGCATGGATGGCTGACACATTTTTCCAAGCGCATTTAGATTCTCTCGTAGATGCGCTCAGCGGTGTGGTGCAAAGTCATGCATGGGCCTATGCGTTAGTTTTGCTGCTTGTTTCTAAACTTGTTAACTCTCAAGGTGCAGCGATCGTAGCGATCGTACCGTTGGGTCTTAAGCTTGGTCTGGATCCTGCAACGGTTATTGGCTTTATCGGTGCAGCGTATGGCTACTTTATTCTTCCAACGTATCCGTCAGATTTGGCTTGTATTGGATTTGATAAGACTGGTTCTACCAGAATCGGTAAGTATGTCTTGAACCATTCGTTCATTATTCCTGGCTTTATATGTGTTATTGTTTCTTGCATTGTGGGAACTGTATTAGCCCAAGTACTTCTTTAGAGTAGAAGTGAGTAGGTGCTAGTCAAGCTCTTATTGAGTTTTGACTGGCGCTTTTTTATATAAAAATGCGTCGAAACGATAAGGGATTTCCACCAAAGATGTGCTAGGTAATTCGAGGTGATCGGTGAGATACCACGAGAGGTTATGTGTTAGTTTTTCTCTTGTTTTTTCGGATGCACGTAGCCAATACGAACGAGTGTGGGCGAGAGTATGTATCTGGTCGGGGTATAGCTCTTGGGCATGTTTTCCGCGGAGAACAGATACTAGTTCCCACGGTTGTGCGACGTGGGGAATAAACCCCTCGGCGAGGGTATCGCCTGAATGCATAATACGGCTAAGGCGGTGAACCCACGGTACGGAGACATCAAGAGTATTCCACACTAAGAGCAACTGCGCGTCGTTGGTGCTAATTCTGTCGAGTTCGGCACTAGCTGCAAGAGGTTCTACCCAGTGCCATGTTTGTGCACAAGTAAGCGTCGAAAAGCGAGAATCTGAAACTGCAGTTTGTTCAGCAGTAGCTTGCCAAGAGGGGATGTCAAGTGTGGAACGAAACGAATCAAGCATGTCTTTGCTTGGGTCCAGAGCATAGACGGAGCTTGTTTGTTGTGCGATTTGCTCCGTTAGCTTACCGGTGCCGCATCCGATATCGAGCACCCTGCTATTAGGGGAGAGATTTAAAAGTTCAATTACCGAATTGGGATAATTGGGGCGGACTGCGTGATATATTTCGGAGCCTTTTTCGAAGGCTGCTGCAGTTTTTATTCTATGGTTATTGGAATTGAACTTAGGAACATACTTGCGTGAAGTAACGGGTGCATCATGAGGAGTTACAAAAGACGCGGATATGCTTTGTGAGTTCCGAATATCGGAACTGTGTTGAGTGGTCATCTTTGAATTATAAGTTTTCATTATTTGGGGATAATAGTCGCAGACCGTGGGAGCAACCGAACGATTATGTGAATGTGCTGGCAGTTTTCCTAGAAGGATCCGGCAAACTGGAAAAACCTCTGCAGCCGCGGAAGAATGAATCTCCATGAGTCGGGTTTTATCGATTAGCCTTACGCAACCACTCATGA
This window encodes:
- a CDS encoding class I SAM-dependent methyltransferase, with the protein product MEIHSSAAAEVFPVCRILLGKLPAHSHNRSVAPTVCDYYPQIMKTYNSKMTTQHSSDIRNSQSISASFVTPHDAPVTSRKYVPKFNSNNHRIKTAAAFEKGSEIYHAVRPNYPNSVIELLNLSPNSRVLDIGCGTGKLTEQIAQQTSSVYALDPSKDMLDSFRSTLDIPSWQATAEQTAVSDSRFSTLTCAQTWHWVEPLAASAELDRISTNDAQLLLVWNTLDVSVPWVHRLSRIMHSGDTLAEGFIPHVAQPWELVSVLRGKHAQELYPDQIHTLAHTRSYWLRASEKTREKLTHNLSWYLTDHLELPSTSLVEIPYRFDAFLYKKAPVKTQ
- a CDS encoding anaerobic C4-dicarboxylate transporter; this encodes MLASILDPTSGIALLLQITVILFCLVLGTRYGGMGLGLISGIGLFILAFIFGLKPGEPPVSVMLTIIAVIGCAATLQQARGLDVMMQFAEKILRKHPERITILAPITTWLLTVLCGTGHVVYTMFPIIEDIAIKTNIRPERPMAVSSTAAQMGITASPVSVAIVSLTSILAEQAGVTQSAYSIPQILAVAMPASLCGVLVAAVWSLHRGKDLDKDEAFQERLKDPDFKKSVYSESHSLIGQRFEKGAYRATGIFLGAIAIVVLLGAIEWLRPSFPNSNGDLKPLSMNLVIQMIMLVAGALMMLLCKVEPGKIASTTVFKAGMTAVFSVFGVAWMADTFFQAHLDSLVDALSGVVQSHAWAYALVLLLVSKLVNSQGAAIVAIVPLGLKLGLDPATVIGFIGAAYGYFILPTYPSDLACIGFDKTGSTRIGKYVLNHSFIIPGFICVIVSCIVGTVLAQVLL
- the der gene encoding ribosome biogenesis GTPase Der, coding for MSNAHNAPLGGNNSSDEDQETVFVYHTAHGEVDAQEAFVEEDVVVDGAGYASDGFDENDFDFDFEHDSEGNVVFDEADFGEADFGEDYTDEDWEELERAFGVGSRAIESENLCTVAIVGRPNVGKSSLVNRFLGRREAVVEDFPGVTRDRISYLADWGGRRFWVQDTGGWDPNVKGIHAAIARQAETAMATADVIVMVVDTKVGITETDSVMARKLQKSEVPVILVANKFDSDSQYADMAEFYALGLGDPWPVSAQHGRGGADVLEQILAAFPETPRATSIVEGPRRVALVGKPNVGKSSLLNKMSGEDRSVVDNVSGTTVDPVDSIVKLDKHLWKFIDTAGLRKKVKNAQGHEYYASLRTRGVIDAAEICIFMIDSSEPVSEQDQRVLSMILDAGKALVLVFNKWDLMEEDRRWELEREIDLQLAHIPWVKRINISAKTGRALQRLEPYMLEALESWDKRVTTGQLNNWLRATIAQNPPPMKGGRVPRVLFATQASTQPPTIVLFTTGFLDAGYRRYLERKFRESFGFEGSPVKIAVRVRERRSKK